A stretch of Synechococcus sp. MIT S9220 DNA encodes these proteins:
- a CDS encoding DUF924 family protein, translating to MPAEGLPLAEDILRFWFEDCRPWQWFRRDSEFDRSVSERFGVLAEAAQDQKLIDWEVNQTSCLALVLLLDQFSRQIWRDQARAFQGDLRAQRLSHLALDQRWLEHEPQRPRRQFWLMPLLHAECLETVNKAIPLLERWVDIATADVARRNRDILIKHGRYPWRDGALGR from the coding sequence ATGCCGGCTGAGGGACTCCCTCTCGCAGAAGACATCCTTCGCTTCTGGTTTGAAGACTGCAGGCCCTGGCAATGGTTTCGGCGTGACAGCGAATTTGATCGTTCTGTGAGTGAACGATTCGGGGTGCTGGCGGAAGCCGCTCAGGACCAAAAGTTGATCGACTGGGAGGTCAACCAGACGTCGTGTTTAGCGCTCGTGTTGTTACTCGACCAGTTCTCTCGACAGATCTGGCGGGACCAAGCCCGTGCCTTTCAGGGAGATCTCCGTGCACAGCGTTTGAGTCATCTGGCACTGGATCAACGTTGGTTGGAGCATGAGCCTCAGAGACCACGTCGACAGTTCTGGTTAATGCCCCTGTTGCACGCCGAATGCCTCGAGACGGTGAACAAGGCCATCCCTCTTCTGGAGAGATGGGTTGATATCGCAACGGCCGATGTGGCCCGGCGAAACCGCGACATATTGATCAAGCATGGGCGTTATCCCTGGCGAGATGGAGCGTTGGGCCGGTGA